The genome window GATGATCCAGGATGTGCAGGAGGCCGAGCGAGGTGCGGATGACGACGATAATCTGGATGTTGCCGATCTCCAGAAAATGGCGCGCGAAGAGCTCGTCATCCAGATGGTCAACCTGATCATCAACCAGGCGATTCAGGACCGGGCCAGCGACGTTCATATTGAGCCGTTCGAGAAGGAGCTGCGGGTCCGCTACCGCGTTGACGGCGTGCTGCGCGAAATCAATTCGCCGCCGAAGAGGTTTCATGCCGCGGTCGTAAGCCGAATCAAGATTCTCTCCGACCTGAACATCGCCGAGCGGCGGCTGCCGCAGGACGGACGCATGCGTATTCGCAGCGGTGGACGTTCTATCGACTTGCGCGTTTCCACCGTGCCCACCGTGTACGGTGAGTCGGTGGTCATGAGGATCCTCGACAAGACGACCGCGCTTCTCGGTCTGAACGAGCTCGGGATGGCCGACATGATGAGCCAGCGGTTTCGCAAACTCATCGCCGAGCCTCACGGCATCATTCTGGTAACCGGGCCAACCGGCTCCGGAAAGACCACGACGCTATATGCCAGCCTGAACGAGATATACAGCGTCGAGAAGAAGATCATTACGATTGAGGATCCGGTTGAATACCAGCTGGCCGGTGTCAACCAGATCCATGTACAGCCACAGATTGGCCTGACCTTTGCGGATGGCCTGCGCCACATCGTCCGCCAGGATCCCGACATCATCATGGTGGGTGAAATTCGAGACCGGGAGACCGTGGAGATCGCGATTCATGCGGCGCTCACGGGCCACCTGGTTTTCTCTACATTGCACACCAACGATGCGCCAGGCGCCATCGGCCGCTTGCTGGATATGGGGGCAGAGCCGTATCTGGTGGCCTCGTCGCTCATTGGGGTTGCCGCTCAGCGCCTCGTCCGTCTGAACTGTCCCCGGTGCGCCGCGCCATACGAAGAGAAGCCGGAGGTCCTGCGCGACATCGGAATCGACCCGGGCGATGTGCGACAAACGCCCCTGATGAAGTCGACCGGCTGTCCGGAATGTCGCGGCATCGGCTTCCGTGGGCGGTCCGGCATCTACGAGCTGTTGACGGTTGATGAAACGGTACGTCGCATGATTGTTGAACACGAAACCGCTGGAAACATCCGGCAGCATGCTCAGAAGGCTCAGGGAATGACCACCATGTTGAACGATGGTCGTAGGCGGGTGCTCAAGGGCACGACGACAATTCAGGAAGTCTTGCGCGTATGTCAGCGCGAAGAGTTCGACAACTAGAAGCTTAAGCCGCAAGAATGCCGCAATTCAATTACGAGGCAATAGATACCGCAGGGAAATCGAGTTCCGGGCTCATCACAGCGCGTGATGTTACCGAGGCTGCGGCACGAGTCCGCGCCATGGGCGTCTATCCGGTTCAGATCGGCGCCGGTCGCGTGGAGGCGGGGTCGAACGGCAATGCTTCGGCCACGCTCCAAACGCAGAGCGGTGGCTCGGTTGCGCAGGTTTGGCAGAGCCTGATAGCTCCAAAAGCCGCGGGAGCCGGCAGCCGGCGGGTTGGCCGTCTTCAGGTGCTGCTGTTTACGCGTGAGATGGCGGACCTTCTCGACGCCGGCCTGCCCATGGACCGGGCCTTCTCGGTACTTATAAACCAGGCCGAGGTGGATTCGGTTCGCGAGATGCTCACCGCGATGCAGTCGGATATCCGGAGTGGCAAGCCGCTTTCCGAGTCCCTTGCCGCGTTTCCGCGCGAATTCAGTTACCTCTACGTGAATATGGTGCGCGCCGGTGAGGTCTCGGGCCAGTTGGCGAGTGTGATGGCTCGTCTGGCCGACTTCATGGAGAAGGAGGCGGTTCGGCGAAGCCAGATCATGGCGGCACTCAGTTATCCGATGGTACTGATTACTGTAGCCACTATTGCGATTATTTTCCTGGTGATGTACGTCATTCCAAAACTCAGCGCCGTGTTCAAAGACCTCGGCGCTGCACTGCCGCTTCCAACGCAGCTGCTGCTGGGGGTTTCAACGGCCGTTGGGCACTATTGGTGGGCAATACTGATCGTCGTGGTCGGCGTCGTGGTCGGATTCCGGGCCTGGGTGAGCACCGGTTTCGGCCGAAAATCGTTTGATGCCTTTCGATTGTCGGTACCGCTGTTCGGCAAGCTGATGCGCAAGATCATCTCGGCGCGCTTCGCGCGGACATTGGGGACTCTGTTAGCGGGTGGTGTGCCGATTCTCCAGTCGATGGAGATATCGGCAGCCGCGGTTGGCAATGTTGTGGCCAGCGATGCAATCACGACCGCGTACAGCGGCGTGCGACAGGGTGAGACACTGCACACATCCATCGAGCAAACCGGCGTGTTTCTACCGGTGGTAAATCATATGACCGCGGTCGGCGAGGAGACGGGCAGGCTCCCAGCCATGCTTATCCGAACCGCCGAAACCCTCGACTTCGAGGTTGACAACGCGATGCGGCGACTTACCAGCATGGTTGAGCCGCTGATCGTCGTATGCATGGGCGGATTCGTGGGCTTCGTGGTGCTCTCGATTCTGCTGCCGATTCTGCAGATCAATACGCTGGTCCATTAGCTACGGGAGGATTCTGGTGAAACAAAACATGGTGCGCAAGAGCGCAGCGGGCTTTACGCTTATCGAGTTGATCGTTGTCATCGTTATACTTGCGATAATGGCTGCGGTCGTGATACCGCGGGTAATCGGCCGTGCTCAGGATGCCCGCATCTCGAGCGCAATGTCCGATATCAAGTCATTCGATGACGCTCTGGACATGTACAAAGCGGATATCGGTGAGTATCCCACGAACGACCAGGGGCTGAACGCCCTGCTTACCAAATCGGATCCCAAATGGAACGGTCCGTACCTTAAGAATCAGACCAGCATTCCACTCGATCCCTGGGGCACGCCGTACAAGTATCAGATACCGGGTGGCTCCGGACGCGACTACGACATCTCGTCGGCCGGGCCGGACAAGCAGTTCGGCACTGCGGATGACATTCAGAGCTGGAACATCAGCGGCAAGTAGTGATGCTACCGCTCCAGACACGCCATCGCCTGCAGGGCGGCTTTACGCTGATCGAGTTGATCTGCGTAATCACCATAATCGCTGTTACTAGCGCTGTGGTGGTGCCGGCCTACGCCAGATTCATGGCCACGGAGCAGTTTCGGGCCGCTGCCGCCACCGTGGAGAGCACCTTTGCGGGCGCACACGCGCGAGCGATTCAAAACGACGCTCCGGTCGTGATCACCTTTGACACGGCTTCGCAGGTGCTTCAGGTCCAGTCTCAAACCACCGATCTGCCGCAAGACGGTCCTACCGCGCTGCAGCAATTCGATGCAGACTGGCGCATGCAGCATGGCGGAACGGGCGGCGGCCAGCAGCCGTCCACAACGCAGAGCGTGAGTTCGCTGGGCCAACACGCCGCCATTGTGCAGTTCGAGGCTGCGCCCGACTCACTGATGGGCGCCAGCATGCCGAACTCGGTGGTGTTTCATCCCGATGGTACGAGCAATGCCGCTCAGCTGGCGCTGATTGGCCCCAACGGACAAACAGTCCGATGGATGCTGATGCCGGCGACGGGTCAACTGGTTGAGGCCGGGGCCGAATGATGCGTCGCGGCTTTACCTTGATCGAGATGATTGTGGCCACCATGTTGCTCGCAATAGGCGTTTGTGCGGCCATGGCCGCGATTTCTTCATCAGTTCGGGCGCAGGACAAAGCCCGCTCGATCCAAACGGCGTCGTTGCTGGCCGCGCAGCAGCTCAACTCGGCGGTTGAAAACATCCAGAACATCAGCCCGGGCTCAACAAGCGGAAGTTTCGCTCCCCAACATCCCAACTACCACTACAACCAGACCATCGCGGCTACGAGTTTCCAGGACCTCTATCAGGTGAGCGTTCAGGTGATGTGGGGTTCGCCCCAGAATCCCCAGGAACGAACCCTGGCTACCTACATTCGCCAGCCACCGGCGCCCGGCAGCACGCAGACCGGATCGTCATCGGGGGGCGCCGGCAGCGGTGGCGCAGGTGGTGGGCTGCAGGGAGGCGGGCGATTGGGACGGCCTGGTGGAGGAGGTTTAGGCGGCGGCCTGCGTGGTGGCGGCGGTGGTGGCCTGCGCGGCGGCGGCGGCTTTGGCGCCGGCGGCGGTGGTGGCCTGCGCGGTGGAGGCGGATTCGGCGGCGGCGCTGGCGGCGGGGGGCTTGGAGGTGGCATCGGAGGCGGCGGTGGACTCCGGGGCGGTGGAGGCTTTGGCGGTGGTTAGAGCAGCAAGGTCCGGGTTCACGCTGCTAGAGGCCATTGTAGCTATGGTAATGATGGCAGTGATCATGACTGCCCTGGCGCTTGCGATGTCGGTAGCGCTGCAAGCCCAGGAGCGCTCATCGCACGATCTGACGGATTCCGGCTCGGTGCGGGCGGCGTTCAACACACTCACGCAGGATTTTCACGGTGCGACTGCCTCGAATTCCGGCGTCTCCGTCTTCGTAGCGGGAGGGCAGGGCGGAGGCAGCTCGGCCGCGGCAGCTTTCGGCAATTTGGTGACACTTACAACGGATTCCAACATCGTGGCTGCGCCGGACCTTACAATGAGCGCCGGCTCGATCAATCCTCAGCAGATGCAGAACAGCGCGACGATGCCGCAGACGGATGCGCTGGTGGTGCGATACGACTTTGACCAGTCGCGCCAGGAACTGATCCGAACGGTGTCACCCGTGCCGGACCTTGCCGACGTTGAAACCCCGGATACTTCGGCACAGGGCATCCTCTGCCAGCACGTGCTCAACATCTCGATCCAGTATTGGGATTTGAACCAACTGACATGGCGGAGCACCTGGGATTACGAGGGGTCGTTGGGCAGTGACTTTACAGCCACCAGCACGGGCACGAGTACCGGCGCCGGCGCCGCGTCGGGGTCAAGCTCATCATCCAGCAGCACAAGCACCCTGCCACCGGGCCAGAACGCCGCCGGTCAGGATACCGTACTACCGGCCCTGGTCGATATATCGATGACCGTAGCCGACAGCAGCGGCATCCCGCACACGAGCGAGACGTGGATTCCGATCGCGGTGACACAGCCAATCGACCGTACGCCTGGTACGCCGCCCAGCACCAGTACCAGCGGTGGCACGGGGTCAACGGGTGGCTGATATGCGTCAACCACGTTTCACCCCGCTCAAAGCACGCGGTCAGGCGCTGATACCTGCGCTGTTTGTTACAATGATTCTGACTGTGGTGGCTATAGCCTTTGCAACTACAGCAACCCGTGAGGTCAAATCCGCAAGTAACTTTCAGGCAAACAACGACGCTTACTATGCCGCTCGTGGCGCCGTGGATTACGCGATCAGCTCGCTGGAGTCTACGAGTAACAACGGCGCTACCTATGGCATCCTGCAGCCGGACTCCTCAACCGATGCAAACGGCTGGATGCAGATTGGAAACGCATGGGTGAAGGTGGATGTCATCGACACCGGCGCGTTTATAGATCTCAACTCGGTTTCGGCCACGACGCTCGCGGAACTTCCCGTTTTGCAGCAGAATCAAAACCTGATCTCAGCCATCGTCGCATGGCGGACTGCAGCTCCGGCTGCCGGCGCCGCAGCCAGCTCCAGTTCATCCTCGTCAACGGGCGCCACCGACCCATACGCGAGCTACTACCAAACCTTGCAGCCGCCGTATCAAGAGGCGCAGGCGCCATACACCACGGTGGACGAGCTGTTGTTGGTGGAGGGAATGACGCCAGACTTGCTCTACACGCCGATAAGCGGAAATGGTGGCCCGGCCGGTGGGTCGATGGCGCAGAGCAGTAACGGCCAGCCAGCAACCACAATTACGAGGCAGGTTGCTGCACAAGGTGGCGCCGGCGCCAGCGGTGGAGTTTCCGCGCCAAGTTCCGACACCAACTTTACCGATATCTTTTCGCAAAGCACCCTGTGCATGGCTAATCTGTTCACCACGGACCAGCGAGAACTGAATCAGTCGGCGAACGGCACGCAGCGCGTAGATATCAACACCGCCTCCGCGCAGACCATGGAGAGCGCGGGGATTCCAAGCGCCACGGCTGAGGCGATTGTTCGCCATCGCGGTGGTGGAGGAGGCGGCGCGCCTGCTGGTGGCGCCAAAGGTGGTGCGGCTGGTGGTGGCGGGGCGGCCGCAACCACCAACACCTACACGACGATCGCCGATCTGCTCAAAGTGCCCGGAATAACGCCGACTGTGATGCAGCAGATTGGCGACATGGTGACCACCGATACCGGACAGTATCGGATCGACAAGGTGGATGTGAACACTGCGCCCCAAGAGGTACTGGCCATGGTGCCCGGCATGACCCGTTCACTCCTGGATGCAATCGTACAGTACCGGCAGTCGGGCCAGGCGTTCCAATCTCTCGGCGACCTCTTCGCGCTGCCGTCAGTTGGCTCGCAGATTGGGGCCGTAATCGGCGACTTGAGCACGCGGAGTTCAACTTACCTCGTCCGCGTCAAAGTGCGTACCGCAGGTTCGCCACGCACTACGGCATATGAAGCGATGGTCGAGTTGAGGCCCGAGGGGGCGGCAATTCTTCAGTGGCGCGCCGTGGGACAGAATCCGGGTTGGACGCAATGGGTGCCGGGGCCGGTGCTGCCACAAGCGACGATACCCGCGTCCAGCAGCTCCGGTACCGGCTCCGCAAGCGGCTCCGGCAGCAGCGCAGGCGGCCTCTGATATGACAGCACTTAACCCATTTAGGAGCACTGAGTGAGCAGAAACGCGCGCAGCGGATCAGCAGCCGACTGCCTGACTATCGAACTTGCGATGGATGCGGTTCGTGTTGCCGAGGTGCAGCAGCGTGCCGACGCGCGTGTTGCCCGCAGTGCCGTCGAGAGTCTGCCAAGGGACCTATGGAGCAGCCTGGTGGACCGGCGTTCGGAGCTTGCCGGCGCGATCAAACGCGCGGTGGTTGGATCCGGCACATCGCGCCGTCGTGCCGTGGTCTCGTTACCAAGGCAACTGGTGATGGTGCGTCTGGCGAGACTTCCAAGAGCAGATGCAGCCCAGATGCGCGGCCTGGTAGCATTTGAGGCGCAGCAGCATATTCTCTTTCCTATCGACGACGTGGTCCTTGACTACGCTCAGGTTAAAGAGACTTCCATTACCGAGGCGAATGCCCACGACGACCTGCAGCCAGTCCTCCTGGCCGCAGCGCAGCGCCGGATAATCAACGAGGTTATGGCGGCAGTGACCGCTGCCGGCTTGTCTGTGGACCGGCTTACCGTCTCCACGCTGGCATTGGCGGAACACGCACGCGAGTCAACAGGAACGATCGCTGTAGTGACGGCAGAGTCTGGTGAAGCACAGGTTTCGGTAGTGGCCGACGGTGCGCCTCTGTTTTCGCGTGCCGCCAACCTGCCGCAGGCTACCGACCTCAATGCTCTCGAAACCGACCTGGCCGGTGAAATCGCACGGTCGCTCGCAGCATTCAGCACTGAATTCCGGCAGGCACGGATCGATGCTGTCTGGCTTGGCGGCGCTGCCGCGGCGGCGCCCGGCGGCACTGCAATGGCACAGAGGCTGGAGAGCGTGCTTGAGTTGCCGGTAACGCTGCTTGAGTCGCCGCTTGTTCGCGCAGGCGATCACGATGGTATCCGGTACGCGGTTTCGGTCGGTGCGGCGGCACAAGATAGCGGTGCGGCAATCGCCGGCGTGAACCTCATGCCGCAAGACGAACTCGAGCACCGGAGGCGGCGCCGCCAGGCATTTGCCGGACGCCTCGGTGTCGCGGGCGCTGCGGTCGCACTGGTGCTTGTGGTTGTAATTGCCCGCGCGTGGCTCATCAACTCGGCTGCAGCCCACAAGGCAGATCTGGCAGCAAACAATCAGCTGGCGCAGTCTCAAAAGGCGCTGACTGTTGTGCAGGCCCAGCACGATGCCGACAGCTCAATCGCCTCCGACATGGACTCTGTGCTCGACTTCAAGCATCCTGCTGTGGACGTTATTACGGCTGTGGGAACGGCGCTTGCCAGTCACAAGGACCTGTGGTTGACACAGTTTGCATTCGACCGTAAGTCGGGAGTAGTGATCCAGGGTGAGTGCAAATCGGCCCTCGCGGCAACCGGTCTGCTCATCCAACTGGAGCGTACCGGCGCGTTTAGCAATGTGCAACTCGGCTACCTGCGCGACGCCGCGGAGCAGAATGGAGCCGCCACCGTAAACTCCCCCGCAACGTCAAGCCCGGTAAGGCAGTCTGTATTACCGGGTGGAGGCCCGTTACCCGGCATGACCGACAGCAATCCAGCTACGGCGTCTGCATCGCCGCCCGGCGGCGCTGGACCGACGAGAGGCGGCCGCACGCGGGGATTCCGCGGTCGATTCGGTGGTGGAAGTGTGCCGGGTGCCGCACCAACTCCCAGGCTTGTTGCAACCGCGCCGGCCGGACAGACCTCGG of Armatimonadota bacterium contains these proteins:
- a CDS encoding prepilin-type N-terminal cleavage/methylation domain-containing protein; translation: MVRAARSGFTLLEAIVAMVMMAVIMTALALAMSVALQAQERSSHDLTDSGSVRAAFNTLTQDFHGATASNSGVSVFVAGGQGGGSSAAAAFGNLVTLTTDSNIVAAPDLTMSAGSINPQQMQNSATMPQTDALVVRYDFDQSRQELIRTVSPVPDLADVETPDTSAQGILCQHVLNISIQYWDLNQLTWRSTWDYEGSLGSDFTATSTGTSTGAGAASGSSSSSSSTSTLPPGQNAAGQDTVLPALVDISMTVADSSGIPHTSETWIPIAVTQPIDRTPGTPPSTSTSGGTGSTGG
- the pilM gene encoding pilus assembly protein PilM; the encoded protein is MSRNARSGSAADCLTIELAMDAVRVAEVQQRADARVARSAVESLPRDLWSSLVDRRSELAGAIKRAVVGSGTSRRRAVVSLPRQLVMVRLARLPRADAAQMRGLVAFEAQQHILFPIDDVVLDYAQVKETSITEANAHDDLQPVLLAAAQRRIINEVMAAVTAAGLSVDRLTVSTLALAEHARESTGTIAVVTAESGEAQVSVVADGAPLFSRAANLPQATDLNALETDLAGEIARSLAAFSTEFRQARIDAVWLGGAAAAAPGGTAMAQRLESVLELPVTLLESPLVRAGDHDGIRYAVSVGAAAQDSGAAIAGVNLMPQDELEHRRRRRQAFAGRLGVAGAAVALVLVVVIARAWLINSAAAHKADLAANNQLAQSQKALTVVQAQHDADSSIASDMDSVLDFKHPAVDVITAVGTALASHKDLWLTQFAFDRKSGVVIQGECKSALAATGLLIQLERTGAFSNVQLGYLRDAAEQNGAATVNSPATSSPVRQSVLPGGGPLPGMTDSNPATASASPPGGAGPTRGGRTRGFRGRFGGGSVPGAAPTPRLVATAPAGQTSAANAPAAPAPLAPVSTAPTVPTPAVPSPSASPPPTNIMTTFQITMKLAPGATIDLPAAAAPAHIVTKRPSPVASAHGSRTVSHSGPAPMVMPVSHQTRHTAIASSKAGNAH
- a CDS encoding type II secretion system protein, with translation MMRRGFTLIEMIVATMLLAIGVCAAMAAISSSVRAQDKARSIQTASLLAAQQLNSAVENIQNISPGSTSGSFAPQHPNYHYNQTIAATSFQDLYQVSVQVMWGSPQNPQERTLATYIRQPPAPGSTQTGSSSGGAGSGGAGGGLQGGGRLGRPGGGGLGGGLRGGGGGGLRGGGGFGAGGGGGLRGGGGFGGGAGGGGLGGGIGGGGGLRGGGGFGGG
- a CDS encoding type II secretion system F family protein — its product is MPQFNYEAIDTAGKSSSGLITARDVTEAAARVRAMGVYPVQIGAGRVEAGSNGNASATLQTQSGGSVAQVWQSLIAPKAAGAGSRRVGRLQVLLFTREMADLLDAGLPMDRAFSVLINQAEVDSVREMLTAMQSDIRSGKPLSESLAAFPREFSYLYVNMVRAGEVSGQLASVMARLADFMEKEAVRRSQIMAALSYPMVLITVATIAIIFLVMYVIPKLSAVFKDLGAALPLPTQLLLGVSTAVGHYWWAILIVVVGVVVGFRAWVSTGFGRKSFDAFRLSVPLFGKLMRKIISARFARTLGTLLAGGVPILQSMEISAAAVGNVVASDAITTAYSGVRQGETLHTSIEQTGVFLPVVNHMTAVGEETGRLPAMLIRTAETLDFEVDNAMRRLTSMVEPLIVVCMGGFVGFVVLSILLPILQINTLVH
- a CDS encoding type II/IV secretion system protein, with the translated sequence MLVESGVLTQEQLDSAVAEQTRSGDGKRLGEVLVRMRYITEQGLLQALSHQLEVPIVDLTAQPPDPGVLQMVPSEFALRHQLLPLGMTDAALTVAMADPLDISAIDDLRLLTGREVIPMLALPSDIRRLGEQAYMSRMIQDVQEAERGADDDDNLDVADLQKMAREELVIQMVNLIINQAIQDRASDVHIEPFEKELRVRYRVDGVLREINSPPKRFHAAVVSRIKILSDLNIAERRLPQDGRMRIRSGGRSIDLRVSTVPTVYGESVVMRILDKTTALLGLNELGMADMMSQRFRKLIAEPHGIILVTGPTGSGKTTTLYASLNEIYSVEKKIITIEDPVEYQLAGVNQIHVQPQIGLTFADGLRHIVRQDPDIIMVGEIRDRETVEIAIHAALTGHLVFSTLHTNDAPGAIGRLLDMGAEPYLVASSLIGVAAQRLVRLNCPRCAAPYEEKPEVLRDIGIDPGDVRQTPLMKSTGCPECRGIGFRGRSGIYELLTVDETVRRMIVEHETAGNIRQHAQKAQGMTTMLNDGRRRVLKGTTTIQEVLRVCQREEFDN
- a CDS encoding general secretion pathway protein GspK is translated as MRQPRFTPLKARGQALIPALFVTMILTVVAIAFATTATREVKSASNFQANNDAYYAARGAVDYAISSLESTSNNGATYGILQPDSSTDANGWMQIGNAWVKVDVIDTGAFIDLNSVSATTLAELPVLQQNQNLISAIVAWRTAAPAAGAAASSSSSSSTGATDPYASYYQTLQPPYQEAQAPYTTVDELLLVEGMTPDLLYTPISGNGGPAGGSMAQSSNGQPATTITRQVAAQGGAGASGGVSAPSSDTNFTDIFSQSTLCMANLFTTDQRELNQSANGTQRVDINTASAQTMESAGIPSATAEAIVRHRGGGGGGAPAGGAKGGAAGGGGAAATTNTYTTIADLLKVPGITPTVMQQIGDMVTTDTGQYRIDKVDVNTAPQEVLAMVPGMTRSLLDAIVQYRQSGQAFQSLGDLFALPSVGSQIGAVIGDLSTRSSTYLVRVKVRTAGSPRTTAYEAMVELRPEGAAILQWRAVGQNPGWTQWVPGPVLPQATIPASSSSGTGSASGSGSSAGGL
- a CDS encoding prepilin-type N-terminal cleavage/methylation domain-containing protein; this translates as MMLPLQTRHRLQGGFTLIELICVITIIAVTSAVVVPAYARFMATEQFRAAAATVESTFAGAHARAIQNDAPVVITFDTASQVLQVQSQTTDLPQDGPTALQQFDADWRMQHGGTGGGQQPSTTQSVSSLGQHAAIVQFEAAPDSLMGASMPNSVVFHPDGTSNAAQLALIGPNGQTVRWMLMPATGQLVEAGAE
- the gspG gene encoding type II secretion system major pseudopilin GspG, giving the protein MVRKSAAGFTLIELIVVIVILAIMAAVVIPRVIGRAQDARISSAMSDIKSFDDALDMYKADIGEYPTNDQGLNALLTKSDPKWNGPYLKNQTSIPLDPWGTPYKYQIPGGSGRDYDISSAGPDKQFGTADDIQSWNISGK